From a single Halorussus limi genomic region:
- a CDS encoding ABC transporter substrate-binding protein → MGRETNPQGGGETTGGTTDGLASRRTVLRLAGLSGVGALAGCVGGAGLGNQGIDSVTYGVLSPMTGPYGGLAEGQRNGAKLAVQHVNESDEFGFEMNAVYEDTEADTATGRQVAQKVVQQDGANYLMGAISSSTALALNSFAANEEVIYNPGAAAMNITGSECNEYVFRAETHTAQVAEAVAPWTANNVGTNVWFHIADYAYGQSVRREWSSRMKAASDDFTEVGVSRSQLGATNYGSYISQISNSEADVAVLGMTGGDLINFTKQAANQGLKQDVQLVSPTMTFQVVRNALGPAAYGTYGGVRYVPKIETGDNQSFVSAYRDAYGSVPDSFARVAYDSIRMTAHGIVETGSSDPEEVKDTLPGLEVPSTFGPNRFRKCDHQAMNPVWAGENVEPSGGGAANVALRQKVEGPNAIPPCDQVDCDL, encoded by the coding sequence ATGGGGCGCGAAACCAACCCACAAGGTGGCGGTGAAACGACGGGTGGAACGACCGACGGACTCGCTTCGCGGCGGACGGTACTCCGACTCGCGGGCCTCTCGGGGGTGGGCGCCCTCGCGGGGTGCGTCGGCGGAGCGGGACTCGGCAATCAGGGAATCGACTCGGTGACGTACGGCGTCCTGAGTCCGATGACCGGACCCTACGGCGGACTCGCCGAGGGCCAGCGCAACGGCGCGAAACTCGCGGTCCAGCACGTCAACGAGAGCGACGAGTTCGGCTTCGAGATGAACGCCGTCTACGAGGACACCGAGGCCGACACCGCGACCGGCCGGCAGGTCGCCCAGAAGGTCGTCCAGCAGGACGGCGCGAACTACCTGATGGGGGCGATTTCGAGTTCGACCGCGCTGGCGCTCAACTCGTTCGCGGCGAACGAGGAGGTGATATACAACCCCGGCGCGGCGGCGATGAACATCACGGGGTCGGAGTGCAACGAGTACGTCTTCCGGGCCGAGACCCACACCGCGCAAGTCGCGGAAGCGGTGGCGCCGTGGACCGCCAACAACGTCGGCACGAACGTGTGGTTCCACATCGCCGACTACGCCTACGGCCAGTCGGTCCGCCGGGAGTGGAGTTCGCGGATGAAGGCGGCCAGCGACGACTTCACGGAGGTAGGCGTCTCCCGGTCGCAACTCGGCGCGACCAACTACGGGTCGTACATCAGTCAGATAAGCAACTCCGAGGCCGACGTAGCAGTGCTGGGCATGACCGGCGGCGACCTCATCAACTTCACGAAGCAGGCCGCGAATCAGGGACTGAAACAGGACGTGCAACTCGTGAGTCCCACGATGACGTTCCAAGTCGTCCGGAACGCGCTCGGTCCGGCGGCCTACGGCACCTACGGCGGCGTCCGGTACGTCCCGAAAATCGAGACCGGCGACAACCAGTCGTTCGTCTCGGCATATCGGGACGCCTACGGTTCGGTGCCCGACAGTTTCGCGCGCGTCGCCTACGACTCCATCCGGATGACCGCGCACGGAATCGTCGAAACCGGCAGCAGCGACCCGGAGGAGGTCAAAGACACCCTGCCGGGGCTGGAAGTTCCCAGCACCTTCGGGCCGAACCGGTTCCGGAAGTGCGACCACCAAGCCATGAACCCGGTCTGGGCCGGCGAGAACGTCGAACCGAGCGGCGGCGGCGCGGCGAACGTCGCGCTCCGCCAGAAGGTCGAGGGACCGAACGCCATCCCGCCCTGCGACCAGGTCGACTGCGACCTCTAA
- a CDS encoding ABC transporter ATP-binding protein: MSATDESAGDGAAEFDPETGAVLRTEGLTKRFGDFTAVDSVDLAVADGEFRSVIGPNGAGKTTLFNCITGALAPTEGGVYFRGEEVTRMAPHERVRRGMGRSFQISTVFGGLSVRENVRLSAQSVAEGAGEISLPRKLFSPTDRFESVERRTDEVLAEIGLENRADEYARTLAHGDRRRLELGLVLATDPDLVLLDEPTAGMGSEETRRTIALVEEVLADRTMLLIEHDIDLVMNVSDTVTVLNRGQVLATDTPERIADDESVQRAYLGGVRE; encoded by the coding sequence ATGAGCGCGACCGACGAGTCGGCGGGCGACGGCGCCGCGGAGTTCGACCCGGAGACGGGGGCCGTCCTCCGGACCGAGGGACTGACCAAGCGGTTCGGCGACTTCACCGCGGTCGATTCGGTGGACCTCGCGGTCGCCGACGGCGAGTTCCGGAGCGTCATCGGGCCGAACGGCGCGGGCAAGACGACGCTGTTCAACTGCATCACGGGGGCGCTCGCACCGACCGAGGGCGGCGTCTACTTCCGGGGCGAGGAGGTGACTCGGATGGCGCCCCACGAGCGCGTCCGGCGCGGGATGGGCCGCTCGTTCCAGATTTCGACGGTGTTCGGCGGCCTGTCGGTCCGGGAGAACGTCAGGCTCTCGGCCCAGTCGGTCGCGGAGGGCGCGGGAGAGATTTCGCTCCCCCGAAAGCTGTTCAGTCCGACCGACCGGTTCGAGTCGGTCGAGCGCCGGACCGACGAGGTGCTCGCGGAGATAGGCTTGGAGAACCGGGCCGACGAGTACGCCCGCACTCTGGCCCACGGCGACCGGCGGCGACTCGAACTCGGACTGGTGCTGGCGACCGACCCGGACCTCGTGTTGCTGGACGAACCGACCGCGGGGATGGGGAGCGAGGAGACCCGCCGGACCATCGCGCTCGTCGAGGAGGTGCTGGCCGACCGAACCATGCTACTCATCGAACACGACATCGACCTCGTGATGAACGTCTCGGACACCGTGACGGTGCTGAACCGCGGGCAGGTGCTGGCGACCGACACGCCCGAGCGCATCGCCGACGACGAGTCGGTCCAGCGGGCGTATCTCGGAGGTGTTCGGGAGTGA
- a CDS encoding ABC transporter permease — MVGVTGIAEQLVNGLTIGMVYVLIAAGLSVIFGVMDVINFAHGELFALGAYFAFAIVSPLGGAGFWVALVVAPLLVGVVGAAIERLTLRPLYDRNPLYHILLTFGLVLMLNDVITFFWGKQAKAFAPPPILDGPVSILGVNNSVYSYFIIGFGALLSFGTWWALNNTRFGLVVRAGSQDREMVRNLGIDIDRYYTLVFGAGAALAAVAGVVLGAYQNVSPGMGNAVIIPAFVIVVLGGLGSFRGAVVGGLAVGVIQTLARTYVPVLEGLIVFVLMIGVLLVKPEGLFGNPEWQTTAESEGELLAGRGGGVLSDAQRFGLGAVAVTLLAIVPLGVEVFYSEYVLTLLSDVLIWALFALSLDFVMGYAGLVSLGHALFYGTGAYAAILVLLHLTPSAFVALAVAVVVCGVIAWAIGHLSIRVSGVYFSMITLAFAQLFYRAVFKFEWTGGSDGLFGADVLYGIGSFAMELDDIAEAVPLVGEEGLFYYFLLATVVGSYLVARRMMRAPFGSVLQSIRESERRTEFVGYDVTAYKRRAFVVSGAMAGLAGGLFAVKDGFVAPSLLFWLNSGEVVVMTVLGGMGTLYGPMVGAGVYIGFEEVLSSYTDQWQFFLGLVFVIFVIALPRGLVSLPEKLAGLGGRAGTGAGAGPSAREEDEPLAEQEVNE, encoded by the coding sequence ATGGTCGGCGTCACCGGAATCGCAGAGCAGTTGGTCAACGGCCTGACCATCGGGATGGTCTACGTCCTGATAGCCGCGGGACTGTCGGTCATCTTCGGCGTGATGGACGTTATAAACTTCGCCCACGGCGAACTGTTCGCGCTCGGCGCGTACTTCGCGTTCGCCATCGTCTCGCCGCTGGGCGGCGCGGGGTTCTGGGTCGCGCTGGTGGTCGCGCCCCTGCTGGTCGGCGTCGTCGGGGCCGCAATCGAGCGGCTGACGCTCCGGCCGCTCTACGACCGGAACCCGCTCTACCACATCCTGCTGACCTTCGGACTGGTGTTGATGCTCAACGACGTCATCACCTTCTTCTGGGGCAAGCAGGCCAAGGCGTTCGCTCCGCCGCCGATTCTCGACGGTCCGGTGTCGATTCTGGGGGTCAACAACTCGGTGTACAGCTACTTCATCATCGGGTTCGGCGCGCTCCTCTCGTTCGGGACGTGGTGGGCGCTGAACAACACTCGGTTCGGACTCGTGGTGCGCGCCGGGTCGCAGGACCGCGAGATGGTCCGGAACCTCGGCATCGACATCGACCGGTACTACACGCTGGTGTTCGGCGCGGGCGCGGCGCTCGCGGCGGTGGCGGGCGTCGTCCTCGGGGCCTACCAGAACGTCAGCCCCGGCATGGGGAACGCGGTCATCATCCCGGCGTTCGTCATCGTCGTGCTGGGCGGTCTGGGAAGCTTTCGTGGCGCGGTCGTCGGCGGGTTGGCGGTCGGCGTCATCCAGACGCTCGCCCGGACCTACGTGCCGGTACTGGAGGGTCTCATCGTGTTCGTGCTGATGATCGGCGTCCTGCTCGTCAAGCCGGAGGGCCTGTTCGGCAACCCCGAGTGGCAGACCACCGCCGAGTCGGAGGGCGAACTGCTGGCGGGCCGCGGCGGCGGCGTCCTCTCCGACGCCCAGCGGTTCGGTCTCGGGGCAGTCGCGGTGACGCTACTCGCTATCGTTCCGCTCGGCGTCGAGGTGTTCTACTCCGAGTACGTGCTGACGCTCCTGTCGGACGTGCTCATCTGGGCGCTGTTCGCCCTGAGCCTCGACTTCGTGATGGGCTACGCCGGACTCGTCTCGCTGGGTCACGCGCTGTTCTACGGGACCGGAGCCTACGCCGCGATCCTCGTGTTGCTCCACCTCACGCCGTCGGCGTTCGTCGCGCTGGCGGTCGCAGTCGTCGTCTGCGGCGTCATCGCGTGGGCCATCGGCCACCTCTCGATTCGGGTCTCGGGCGTCTACTTCTCGATGATAACGCTGGCGTTCGCCCAGTTGTTCTACCGGGCGGTCTTCAAGTTCGAGTGGACCGGCGGGAGCGACGGCCTGTTCGGCGCGGACGTGCTGTACGGAATCGGTAGCTTCGCGATGGAACTCGACGACATCGCCGAGGCGGTCCCGCTGGTCGGCGAGGAAGGCCTGTTCTACTACTTCCTGCTGGCGACCGTGGTCGGGTCGTACCTCGTCGCGCGCCGGATGATGCGCGCGCCCTTCGGGAGCGTCCTCCAGTCCATCCGGGAGAGCGAGCGCCGGACCGAGTTCGTGGGCTACGACGTTACCGCGTACAAGCGCCGGGCGTTCGTGGTCAGCGGCGCGATGGCGGGACTGGCGGGCGGCCTGTTCGCCGTCAAGGACGGGTTCGTCGCGCCCTCGCTGCTGTTCTGGCTCAACTCGGGCGAGGTGGTCGTGATGACCGTCCTCGGTGGGATGGGCACCCTCTACGGGCCGATGGTCGGCGCGGGCGTCTACATCGGGTTCGAGGAGGTGCTGTCGTCGTACACCGACCAGTGGCAGTTCTTCCTCGGACTCGTCTTCGTGATATTCGTCATCGCGCTTCCGAGAGGGCTGGTCTCGCTGCCCGAGAAACTCGCCGGTCTCGGGGGTCGTGCAGGGACCGGCGCCGGCGCAGGTCCGAGCGCCCGCGAGGAGGACGAACCCCTCGCCGAGCAGGAGGTGAACGAATGA
- a CDS encoding ABC transporter ATP-binding protein has translation MSGLVAGYGATEVLHGVSLCVERGEVVSLVGRNGAGKTTTLRSVVGNVAPSAGTVTFRGEDVTDLSAEATVRKNVAFVPEERRIFPGLTVAENLQVGRLGGGDTAEARDPEAVLQEFENLREHPDRKGAALSGGEQQMLAIARALVAGADLLLLDEPTEGLAPFVVRQVEDLVRNLNDEGIAVLLVEQNVGVALELADRHYVLDRGEIVYHGTSDQLRENGEVMDRHLGVTT, from the coding sequence GTGTCGGGTCTCGTCGCGGGGTACGGCGCGACCGAGGTGCTTCACGGCGTCTCGCTCTGCGTCGAAAGGGGCGAAGTGGTCTCGCTCGTGGGACGCAACGGCGCGGGCAAGACGACCACCCTGCGCTCTGTCGTGGGCAACGTCGCGCCCTCGGCGGGCACCGTCACCTTCCGCGGCGAGGACGTGACCGACCTCTCGGCCGAGGCGACGGTCCGGAAGAACGTCGCGTTCGTCCCGGAGGAGCGGCGCATCTTCCCCGGCCTGACGGTCGCCGAGAACTTACAAGTGGGCCGTCTCGGCGGGGGCGACACCGCCGAGGCGCGCGACCCCGAGGCGGTGTTACAGGAGTTCGAGAACCTGCGGGAGCATCCAGACCGCAAGGGCGCGGCGCTCTCGGGCGGCGAACAGCAGATGCTCGCCATCGCCCGCGCGCTGGTCGCGGGGGCCGACCTGCTCCTGCTCGACGAACCTACGGAAGGCCTCGCACCCTTCGTCGTCCGGCAGGTCGAGGACCTCGTGCGGAACCTCAACGACGAGGGCATCGCGGTCCTGCTGGTCGAGCAGAACGTCGGCGTCGCGCTCGAACTCGCCGACCGCCACTACGTGCTGGACCGCGGCGAAATCGTCTATCACGGCACGAGCGACCAGTTGCGCGAGAACGGCGAGGTGATGGACCGGCATCTCGGCGTGACGACCTGA